A stretch of Vitis riparia cultivar Riparia Gloire de Montpellier isolate 1030 unplaced genomic scaffold, EGFV_Vit.rip_1.0 scaffold690_pilon_pilon, whole genome shotgun sequence DNA encodes these proteins:
- the LOC117910277 gene encoding mitotic-spindle organizing protein 1A-like: protein MDPEAAQTARESLELAFHMSNILDTGLDRRTLSVLITLCDLGLNPEALAAVVKELRRESCSSSPMPETPSSVS from the coding sequence ATGGATCCGGAGGCTGCACAGACTGCCCGAGAATCTCTTGAGCTGGCATTTCACATGTCAAACATTCTTGACACAGGACTTGATCGACGCACCCTTTCTGTCCTCATTACTCTTTGTGACCTGGGTTTGAACCCTGAAGCACTGGCTGCTGTGGTGAAGGAACTTCGAAGAGAATCCTGTTCCTCGTCCCCAATGCCAGAGACTCCATCATCTGTTTCCTAG